The Maylandia zebra isolate NMK-2024a linkage group LG4, Mzebra_GT3a, whole genome shotgun sequence genome includes a window with the following:
- the raver1 gene encoding ribonucleoprotein PTB-binding 1 isoform X2, whose product MAATVSVNTAAKDENTDSGNSLASRPLNEKYDPAVDQENWIPGDRRYPELVQNEEDATPGRECQRKVDEDLTSLNPEEIESRLERTRREFYNRRKIIIKNLPSDVSNQEVHELLGSYDLKYCFVDKYKGTAFVTLLNGEQAQSAIKEFHQHVLRDREISVQLQPTDALLCIANLPRAFTQQQFEELVRPFGNLERCFLVYSATSGHSKGYGFVEYMKKDSAARAKSELLGKQLGSRMLYVHWTEVGSLTYPLLHSKCLCVDRLPQSLLTAQDLRSALADTHTPVFCQLAQGQDGSFRRFAVLEFATAEMAEEAQRLTDGRLLGGTHIRVSFCAPGPPGRSMLAALIAAQTMAVNRGKGLLPDPTAMQILTGLSNPAALKMLLNPLTQGHKQGLLGAAPAIPPLLANPALTAALLQLLLQNQAKAQQQALLGNPLLWAQVLHNKENPLVPCPGLIGENPLASLPVQQGVHLLGDLPQGGIVPGLALQTDPLPPLKPMPRGRTLSRDQESPTSACPFPQTSSPTLPGISIPLLGGMIGADGLTAQGVSILGDPAKDANLPQSPFLNVSNAFSSGGSCRPHPYRRRPTLSNVSNQSMQPNYNLRYQDSYSPEYPPLHRDPLAHLYEQQENLDAGALAGFGQQASHCAEYSERFPPYSYPPSPPLSSYFSSGSESSCNGSLPTPKLNRAVGMPPVSHTNYPAGVENVMKTPIGSQKRTFSRLIPSPEPSPEGGYVGQHSQGLGGHYADSYLKRKRIF is encoded by the exons ATGGCGGCCACAGTGTCAGTTAATACAGCTGCCAAAGATGAAAACACAGACTCGGGAAACAGTTTGGCTTCTCGTCCACTTAATGAAAAATACGACCCCGCCGTGGACCAAGAAAACTGGATTCCCGGGGATCGCCGGTACCCCGAACTCGTGCAGAACGAAGAGGACGCGACGCCCGGACGCGAGTGTCAGCGAAAGGTCGACGAGGACTTGACATCACTGAACCCCGAAGAGATAGAGAGCCGCTTGGAGAGAACTCGACGGGAGTTTTACAACAGGAGGAAAATTATTATAAAAAACTTGCCCTCTGACGTTAGCAATCAG GAGGTCCATGAGCTCTTGGGCAGCTATGATCTGAAGTACTGCTTTGTTGACAAGTACAAAGGCACAG CATTTGTGACCCTACTTAATGGTGAACAAGCACAAAGTGCCATCAAAGAGTTCCACCAGCATGTGTTGCGGGACCGGGAGatctctgtgcagctgcagccGACAGATGCTCTGCTGTGCATCGCCAACCTGCCCCGCGCATTCACGCAGCAGCAGTTTGAGGAACTGGTGCGCCCCTTCGGCAACCTGGAGCGTTGCTTCCTGGTGTACAGTGCCACCTCGGGGCATTCCAAGGGCTACGGTTTTGTGGAGTACATGAAGAAGGACTCTGCGGCCAGGGCCAAATCGGAGCTCCTGGGGAAGCAGCTGGGCTCCCGTATGCTTTACGTCCACTGGACTGAGGTGGGCTCCCTCACATATCCACTGCTGCACTCCAAATGCCTGTGCGTGGACCGCCTGCCTCAGAGCCTGCTGACAGCCCAAGACCTCCGCAGTGCCCTGGCTGACACCCACACGCCAGTTTTCTGCCAG TTGGCTCAGGGACAAGATGGAAGTTTCCGGCGTTTTGCAGTGCTGGAGTTTGCCACTGCAGAGATGGCCGAGGAAGCACAGCGACTCACAGATGGCAGACTGCTGGGTGGGACACATATCAGGGTGTCCTTCTGTGCCCCGGGTCCTCCTGGAAGAAGCATGTTGGCTGCTCTGATTGCTGCACAAACCATG GCTGTAAACAGGGGTAAAGGACTCCTCCCTGATCCGACAGCCATGCAGATACTCACAGGCCTCAGCAACCCTGCCGCCCTCAAGATGCTGCTCAACCCACTGACACAGGGACATAAACAAG GCCTCCTTGGTGCGGCCCCCGCCATACCGCCACTGCTTGCCAACCCCGCTCTCACGGCCGCCCTGCTCCAGCTGCTCCTTCAGAACCAGGCCAAGGCTCAGCAG CAAGCCCTTCTGGGAAATCCTCTTCTGTGGGCTCAGGTGCTACACAATAAAGAAAACCCTCTAGTGCCTTGT CCGGGACTTATTGGGGAGAATCCTCTGGCCTCTCTGCCTGTCCAGCAGGGAGTCCATCTGCTCGGAGACCTGCCCCAAG GTGGTATTGTCCCTGGACTGGCTCTTCAGACAGATCCTCTACCCCCCTTGAAGCCAATGCCACGTGGCAGAACTCTTTCAAGGGATCAGGAGTCCCCCACGTCGGCTTGTCCCTTCCCCCAGACCTCCTCTCCGACCCTGCCGGGGATCTCTATACCCCTGCTGGGTGGCATGATCGGGGCAGATGGCCTCACAGCACAAGGG GTTTCCATACTAGGAGATCCTGCAAAAGATGCAAACCTTCCCCAGAGTCCCTTCCTCAATGTCAGCAACGCGTTTTCCTCAG GAGGAAGCTGCAGACCTCACCCTTACAGAAGGCGGCCTACACTGAGTAACGTGTCCAACCAGAGCATGCAACCGAATTACAACCTGCGTTACCAGGATTCCTACAGCCCTGAGTACCCCCCACTCCATCGG GATCCCCTTGCCCACTTGTATGAACAGCAGGAGAATCTTGATGCCGGGGCCTTGGCAGGATTCGGTCAGCAG GCCTCTCATTGCGCTGAATACAGTGAGCGGTTCCCCCCCTACAGTTACCCTCCAAGCCCACCTCTGTCCTCATATTTCAGCTCAGGGTCTGAGAGCTCCTGTAATGGGAGCCTTCCCACCCCCAAGCTCAACAGG GCTGTGGGAATGCCTCCTGTGAGCCACACCAACTACCCTGCAGGTGTGGAGAATGTTATGAAG ACTCCCATCGGTAGCCAAAAGCGCACGTTCTCCCGGCTGATCCCGTCTCCCGAGCCGAGCCCTGAAGGCGGTTATGTGGGCCAGCACTCCCAAGGCCTCGGCGGTCACTACGCAGACTCCTATCTTAAGCGTAAGCGTATATTCTGA
- the raver1 gene encoding ribonucleoprotein PTB-binding 1 isoform X6 yields MAATVSVNTAAKDENTDSGNSLASRPLNEKYDPAVDQENWIPGDRRYPELVQNEEDATPGRECQRKVDEDLTSLNPEEIESRLERTRREFYNRRKIIIKNLPSDVSNQEVHELLGSYDLKYCFVDKYKGTAFVTLLNGEQAQSAIKEFHQHVLRDREISVQLQPTDALLCIANLPRAFTQQQFEELVRPFGNLERCFLVYSATSGHSKGYGFVEYMKKDSAARAKSELLGKQLGSRMLYVHWTEVGSLTYPLLHSKCLCVDRLPQSLLTAQDLRSALADTHTPVFCQLAQGQDGSFRRFAVLEFATAEMAEEAQRLTDGRLLGGTHIRVSFCAPGPPGRSMLAALIAAQTMAVNRGKGLLPDPTAMQILTGLSNPAALKMLLNPLTQGHKQGLLGAAPAIPPLLANPALTAALLQLLLQNQAKAQQQPGLIGENPLASLPVQQGVHLLGDLPQGGIVPGLALQTDPLPPLKPMPRGRTLSRDQESPTSACPFPQTSSPTLPGISIPLLGGMIGADGLTAQGVSILGDPAKDANLPQSPFLNVSNAFSSGGSCRPHPYRRRPTLSNVSNQSMQPNYNLRYQDSYSPEYPPLHRDPLAHLYEQQENLDAGALAGFGQQASHCAEYSERFPPYSYPPSPPLSSYFSSGSESSCNGSLPTPKLNRAVGMPPVSHTNYPAGVENVMKTPIGSQKRTFSRLIPSPEPSPEGGYVGQHSQGLGGHYADSYLKRKRIF; encoded by the exons ATGGCGGCCACAGTGTCAGTTAATACAGCTGCCAAAGATGAAAACACAGACTCGGGAAACAGTTTGGCTTCTCGTCCACTTAATGAAAAATACGACCCCGCCGTGGACCAAGAAAACTGGATTCCCGGGGATCGCCGGTACCCCGAACTCGTGCAGAACGAAGAGGACGCGACGCCCGGACGCGAGTGTCAGCGAAAGGTCGACGAGGACTTGACATCACTGAACCCCGAAGAGATAGAGAGCCGCTTGGAGAGAACTCGACGGGAGTTTTACAACAGGAGGAAAATTATTATAAAAAACTTGCCCTCTGACGTTAGCAATCAG GAGGTCCATGAGCTCTTGGGCAGCTATGATCTGAAGTACTGCTTTGTTGACAAGTACAAAGGCACAG CATTTGTGACCCTACTTAATGGTGAACAAGCACAAAGTGCCATCAAAGAGTTCCACCAGCATGTGTTGCGGGACCGGGAGatctctgtgcagctgcagccGACAGATGCTCTGCTGTGCATCGCCAACCTGCCCCGCGCATTCACGCAGCAGCAGTTTGAGGAACTGGTGCGCCCCTTCGGCAACCTGGAGCGTTGCTTCCTGGTGTACAGTGCCACCTCGGGGCATTCCAAGGGCTACGGTTTTGTGGAGTACATGAAGAAGGACTCTGCGGCCAGGGCCAAATCGGAGCTCCTGGGGAAGCAGCTGGGCTCCCGTATGCTTTACGTCCACTGGACTGAGGTGGGCTCCCTCACATATCCACTGCTGCACTCCAAATGCCTGTGCGTGGACCGCCTGCCTCAGAGCCTGCTGACAGCCCAAGACCTCCGCAGTGCCCTGGCTGACACCCACACGCCAGTTTTCTGCCAG TTGGCTCAGGGACAAGATGGAAGTTTCCGGCGTTTTGCAGTGCTGGAGTTTGCCACTGCAGAGATGGCCGAGGAAGCACAGCGACTCACAGATGGCAGACTGCTGGGTGGGACACATATCAGGGTGTCCTTCTGTGCCCCGGGTCCTCCTGGAAGAAGCATGTTGGCTGCTCTGATTGCTGCACAAACCATG GCTGTAAACAGGGGTAAAGGACTCCTCCCTGATCCGACAGCCATGCAGATACTCACAGGCCTCAGCAACCCTGCCGCCCTCAAGATGCTGCTCAACCCACTGACACAGGGACATAAACAAG GCCTCCTTGGTGCGGCCCCCGCCATACCGCCACTGCTTGCCAACCCCGCTCTCACGGCCGCCCTGCTCCAGCTGCTCCTTCAGAACCAGGCCAAGGCTCAGCAG CAGCCGGGACTTATTGGGGAGAATCCTCTGGCCTCTCTGCCTGTCCAGCAGGGAGTCCATCTGCTCGGAGACCTGCCCCAAG GTGGTATTGTCCCTGGACTGGCTCTTCAGACAGATCCTCTACCCCCCTTGAAGCCAATGCCACGTGGCAGAACTCTTTCAAGGGATCAGGAGTCCCCCACGTCGGCTTGTCCCTTCCCCCAGACCTCCTCTCCGACCCTGCCGGGGATCTCTATACCCCTGCTGGGTGGCATGATCGGGGCAGATGGCCTCACAGCACAAGGG GTTTCCATACTAGGAGATCCTGCAAAAGATGCAAACCTTCCCCAGAGTCCCTTCCTCAATGTCAGCAACGCGTTTTCCTCAG GAGGAAGCTGCAGACCTCACCCTTACAGAAGGCGGCCTACACTGAGTAACGTGTCCAACCAGAGCATGCAACCGAATTACAACCTGCGTTACCAGGATTCCTACAGCCCTGAGTACCCCCCACTCCATCGG GATCCCCTTGCCCACTTGTATGAACAGCAGGAGAATCTTGATGCCGGGGCCTTGGCAGGATTCGGTCAGCAG GCCTCTCATTGCGCTGAATACAGTGAGCGGTTCCCCCCCTACAGTTACCCTCCAAGCCCACCTCTGTCCTCATATTTCAGCTCAGGGTCTGAGAGCTCCTGTAATGGGAGCCTTCCCACCCCCAAGCTCAACAGG GCTGTGGGAATGCCTCCTGTGAGCCACACCAACTACCCTGCAGGTGTGGAGAATGTTATGAAG ACTCCCATCGGTAGCCAAAAGCGCACGTTCTCCCGGCTGATCCCGTCTCCCGAGCCGAGCCCTGAAGGCGGTTATGTGGGCCAGCACTCCCAAGGCCTCGGCGGTCACTACGCAGACTCCTATCTTAAGCGTAAGCGTATATTCTGA